In the Arthrobacter sp. Soc17.1.1.1 genome, GCCTGTACTCGCTGGCGCAGCAGGGCGAGCTGAGCAGCAAGGCCGCGATGAAGGTCTTCCACGGCTCCATCAGCTACCTGACGGTGCTGTTCCTGGCCCTCGCGATCGACCCCTTCGTCGGATCGGCCGTCCTGGCCTGACCGGGACGCGGCGAGCCCGGAGGCTTCCGGCGCCGATGGTCACCCTGCGGGGCGGTGCCGGTCCGTCCGCTTAGGCTTGCTGCCATGGACTTCACCGGCCTCATCGCCTACCCCCTCACCCCGTTCGCCGCCGACGGCTCCGTGAGCCGGGACGACCTCCGCGGTCTCGTGGGCCACCTGGCGACGACGGCGGTCGACGCCGTCACGGTGCTCGGGTCCTCCGGCAGCTTCGCCTACCTCGACCGCCCGGAACGCTCCCTCGTGGCCCGGACGGCCATCGAGGCCGTGGAAGGACGGCTGCCGGTGGCGGTCGGCATCAGTTCCGTGGGTACGCGCGAGGTGCTCGACGCCGCCGCCGACGCGCAGGCGGCCGGCGCGGACGGCCTCGTCCTCTCGCCCGTCTCGTACGTCCCGCTGACCGACGACGAGGTCGTGGCGCAGGTCCACGCCATCTGCTCGGCCACCGACCTGCCCATCTGCCTGTACAACAACCCGAGCACCACGCAGTTCGACTACTCGCTGCAGGTGGTCGCCGAGCTGTCCGCGCTCCCGCAGGTCGTCGCGTTCAAGGACACGGCCGCCGACGCCGCGACGTTCAACGCGCGGCACGCCGAACTCGCCCCACTCGTCCCCGAGGGCTTCAGCCACGGCGTGAGCGGCGACCTCCTCATGATGACCGGGGAGGTCGCGGCCGATGCGTGGCACAGCGGTCCCGCGGCGCTCCTCCCCGCGTACTACGCCCGCCTCCGCGCCGCCGTCGTCGCCGGTGACCGGGACGGGATCGATCGTGTGCGCCGGGTCCTCGAACCGCTCGTCGACCACGTGGCGGGACTGCGGAAGATCAGCGGGCTGCACCTGCTGGCGCGCGCGTGCGGGATCGCCGCGGGAGACCCCCGTCCGCCCCTGCTGCCGAGCCCCGGGTCCGAGCTGCGCGAGCTCGGTCGCCTGCTCGACGTGCTCCAGGCGGAGTTCGACGACGACTGAGGCGGCACCGGCAGGGCCCCGCAGTCGCAGTCCCCGCGGGGACTCCTACGCGACGGACTCCCGCACCCCGGCGCGGACCGTCGTGCCCGGCAGCGGCTTCGTCGTCGTGCCGATGTAGAGCGCGTGGACCACGGCCGCCATGAGCAGCGACGC is a window encoding:
- a CDS encoding dihydrodipicolinate synthase family protein encodes the protein MDFTGLIAYPLTPFAADGSVSRDDLRGLVGHLATTAVDAVTVLGSSGSFAYLDRPERSLVARTAIEAVEGRLPVAVGISSVGTREVLDAAADAQAAGADGLVLSPVSYVPLTDDEVVAQVHAICSATDLPICLYNNPSTTQFDYSLQVVAELSALPQVVAFKDTAADAATFNARHAELAPLVPEGFSHGVSGDLLMMTGEVAADAWHSGPAALLPAYYARLRAAVVAGDRDGIDRVRRVLEPLVDHVAGLRKISGLHLLARACGIAAGDPRPPLLPSPGSELRELGRLLDVLQAEFDDD